A DNA window from Vigna angularis cultivar LongXiaoDou No.4 chromosome 1, ASM1680809v1, whole genome shotgun sequence contains the following coding sequences:
- the LOC108320118 gene encoding two-component response regulator ORR21, with protein MAGSSSSSIDMPEFPSNFNVLAIDTDLRVLEFIDKSCNENSHKVKICSESSSAVDFLLEKEIDFHLIIMELHMPMMDGYEFLHFLDKEVIDVPFIMMSEDRTVLSQEKAFKLGACDYWVKPLFEYKFLFENKHLWSPMFRHHFHYRRIRKNIDSLEDDEISETSYNSSEFSSDGEVEADDDSPHKKE; from the exons ATGGCCGgaagttcttcttcttcaattgaCATGCCTGAATTTCCATCAAATTTTAATGTTCTTGCCATTGATACTGACCTTAGAGTTCTTGAATTCATCGACAAATCATGCAACGAGAATTCTCATAAAG TTAAGATATGCTCTGAATCTTCAAGTGCGGTCGACTTTTTGTTGGAAAAAGAAATAGACTTTCATTTGATTATCATGGAACTCCATATGCCAATGATGGATGGTTATGAATTTCTGCATTTTCTCGATAAAGAAGTAATTGATGTTCCTTTCATCA TGATGTCTGAGGATCGTACTGTGCTTTCCCAAGAGAAGGCTTTTAAACTTGGAGCTTGCGATTATTGGGTTAAACCCTTATTTGAGTATAAGTTTTTGTTCGAGAATAAGCATTTGTGGTCACCTATGTTCCGACATCATTTCCACTACAGGCGCATAAGGAAAAATATTGATAGCTTGGAAGATGATGAAATAAGTGAGACAAGTTATAATAGTTCTGAATTCTCTTCTGATGGAGAAGTCGAAGCCGATGATGATAGTCCCCATAAGAAAGAATAG
- the LOC108320113 gene encoding general transcription and DNA repair factor IIH subunit TFB5 isoform X1 — protein sequence MKVIYTMVNATKGVFISCDIPMAQYIINMNASFPASDKFIIHVLDSTHMFVQPHVEGMIRSQIAKFREDNTYVKPN from the exons AT GAAGGTTATATACACCATGGTCAATGCCACCAAAGGAGTCTTCATTTCCTG TGACATTCCCATGGCACAATATATCATCAATATGAATGCTTCATTTCCTGCATCTGATAAGTTCATAATACATGTCTTGGATAGCACCCACATGTTTGTCCAACCTCATGTTGAGGGAATGATACGGAGTCAAATCGCCAAGTTTAGAGAGGACAACACATATGTCAAACCTAATTGA
- the LOC108320113 gene encoding general transcription and DNA repair factor IIH subunit TFB5 isoform X2: MVNATKGVFISCDIPMAQYIINMNASFPASDKFIIHVLDSTHMFVQPHVEGMIRSQIAKFREDNTYVKPN, translated from the exons ATGGTCAATGCCACCAAAGGAGTCTTCATTTCCTG TGACATTCCCATGGCACAATATATCATCAATATGAATGCTTCATTTCCTGCATCTGATAAGTTCATAATACATGTCTTGGATAGCACCCACATGTTTGTCCAACCTCATGTTGAGGGAATGATACGGAGTCAAATCGCCAAGTTTAGAGAGGACAACACATATGTCAAACCTAATTGA
- the LOC108320139 gene encoding glutamyl-tRNA(Gln) amidotransferase subunit B, chloroplastic/mitochondrial, translated as MASAIFRSFQVHPFLLYPTTLLRQRNGVYHLTTKATQSQTDTQQRQPQTKVSTSSTQSKKLDKIPKNYEAIIGIETHVQLSTQTKAFCGCPYHYGSPPNSSICPICMGLPGALPVLNSKIIEFAVKLGLALNCNLAFNSKFDRKQYFYPDLPKGYQISQFDVPIASAGFLDVDIPVEFGGGHKRFGITRVHMEEDAGKLLHAENGNYSQVDLNRAGVPLLEIVSEPDMRNGIEAAEYAAELQRLVRYLGVSNGNMQEGSLRCDVNVSIRPIGQSKFGTKVEIKNLNSFSSVSRAIDFEISRQVELHSQGQEDQIVQETRLWEEGSQRTITMRKKEGLADYRYFPEPDLPAVILSQEYVDDIIESLPELPEIKRRRYEQMGLSMQDVLFLANDKNIAEFFDATLAKGADPKLVANWIMSDIAAFMKNEKLTINEIKLTPEELSELIASIKGGTISGKIGKEVLFELLAKGGTVKDLIEKKDLVQIVDPNEIEKMVEKVIAENPKQVEQYQGGKTKLQGFFAGQVMKLSKGKANPGLLNRILLEKLNSKS; from the exons ATGGCGTCTGCAATATTCAGAAGCTTTCAAGTTCACCCTTTTCTGCTTTATCCAACAACGTTACTCAGACAAAGAAATGGGGTTTATCATTTGACGACGAAAGCCACACAATCTCAAACGGACACCCAACAGCGGCAACCTCAGACAAAGGTTTCAACAAGCAGCACCCAGTCCAAAAAGCTTGACAAAATCCCAAAAAACTATGAAGCCATCATTGGCATTGAAACACATGTTCAGCTCTCCACTCAGACCAAAGCCTTTTGTGGTTGCCCTTACCATTACGGTTCTCCACCCAACAGCAGCATTTGCCCCATTTGCATGGGCTTGCCGGGTGCTTTACCTGTTTTGAACTCCAAGATCATTGAGTTTGCTGTCAAATTGGGCCTTGCTCTTAACTGCAACTTGGCTTTCAACTCCAAGTTTGATAGGAAGCAGTATTTCTACCCTGACCTTCCAAAAGGGTACCAGATTTCTCAGTTTGATGTGCCAATAGCATCAGCTGGTTTTCTTGATGTGGATATTCCAGTTGAGTTTGGCGGGGGCCACAAGAGGTTTGGCATTACAAGGGTTCACATGGAAGAGGATGCAGGAAAGCTCCTACACGCAGAGAATGGAAATTACTCACAG GTTGATCTTAATAGGGCAGGGGTACCTTTGCTTGAGATAGTTTCTGAGCCTGATATGAGAAATGGTATTGAAGCAGCAGAATATGCTGCAGAACTACAGAGGTTGGTGAGGTATTTGGGAGTGAGCAATGGCAATATGCAAGAAGGTTCTCTTCGTTGTGATGTAAATGTATCAATACGACCTATCGGGCAATCAAAGTTTGGGACTAAG gttgaaataaaaaatttgaactcaTTTTCTTCAGTGAGTAGAgcaattgattttgaaatttcaagGCAGGTGGAACTTCATAGTCAAGGCCAGGAAGATCAGATAGTACAAGAAACTCGGTTATGGGAAGAAGGCTCTCAG agAACAATTACAATGAGGAAAAAGGAAGGGCTTGCCGATTATCGATATTTTCCAGAACCAGACCTTCCAGCAGTAATTCTTTCTCAGgaatatgttgatgatataataGAATCTTTACCAGAGCTCCCAGAAATTAAGCGGAGAAGATATGAGCAGATGGGCTTAAGCATGCAAGATGTTCTTTTCCTGGCTAATGATAAAAAT ATTGCAGAATTTTTTGATGCAACTCTTGCAAAAGGTGCTGATCCAAAGCTAGTCGCCAATTGGATAATGAGTGATATTGCTGCTTtcatgaaaaatgaaaagttaaccATAAATGAAATAAAGCTTACACCTGAAGAGTTGTCTGAGTTGATAGCTTCCATCAAAGGTGGAACCATTAGTGGCAAGATTGGGAAGGAG GTATTATTTGAGCTATTAGCTAAAGGTGGAACTGTTAAGGACCTCATAGAGAAAAAGGACTTGGTTCAG ATAGTAGATCccaatgaaattgaaaaaatggTGGAGAAAGTGATTGCTGAGAATCCAAAACAAGTGGAACAATATCAAGGAGGCAAAACTAAACTACAAGGTTTTTTTGCCGGCCAG GTAATGAAATTATCTAAAGGCAAGGCAAATCCAGGTCTCCTAAACAGGATCCTCCTGGAAAAATTGAATTCTAAGAGCTGA
- the LOC108320102 gene encoding probable phospholipid hydroperoxide glutathione peroxidase → MNLLTFWNCISILFLVFAFFFYSHTYPSTSSLMAEQSSKSIYDFTVKDIRGNDVSLNDYSGKVILIVNVASQCGLTQTNYKELNVLYEKYKNQGFEILAFPCNQFAGQEPGNNEEIQEVVCTRFKAEFPIFDKVEVNGKNAAPLYKFLKEQKGGIFGDGIKWNFTKFLVNKEGKVVERYAPTTSPLKIEKDIEKLLQS, encoded by the exons ATGAATTTGTTGACTTTCTGGAACTGCATATCAATCCTCTTTTTGGTTTTTGCTTTCTTCTTCTATTCTCACACATATCCTTCAACTTCTTCTCTCATGGCTGAACAATCTTCCAAATCCATTTACGACTTCACTGTCAAG GACATCCGTGGAAATGATGTGAGTCTGAATGATTACAGTGGGAAGGTTATACTGATAGTGAATGTTGCCTCACAATG TGGTTTGACACAGACAAATTACAAAGAGTTGAATGTATTGTACGAGAAGTACAAGAATCAAG GATTTGAAATCTTGGCATTTCCATGCAACCAGTTTGCGGGACAGGAGCCAGGAAACAATGAAGAAATTCAGGAAGTTGTTTGCACTAGGTTCAAAGCTGAATTTCCTATCTTTGATAAG GTTGAAGTCAATGGGAAGAATGCAGCTCCCCTTTACAAGTTTTTGAAAGAGCAGAAAGGAGGAATATTTGGAGATGGTATCAAGTGGAACTTCACAAAGTTCTTAGTAAACAAAGAAGGGAAGGTTGTGGAGAGATATGCACCTACCACCTCACCCTTGAAAATCGAG AAAGACATTGAGAAGCTCTTGCAATCTTGA
- the LOC108320092 gene encoding MACPF domain-containing protein At1g14780 isoform X1, producing the protein MGEGIAERALNSLGKGFDLTSDFRLKFCKGDERLVLLNETEKRELTVPGFGPIRDVSGDIKCDKGDCTRYQSDILTFNQMSELFNQKSAIPGRIPSGYFNTVFGFDESSWATDAANTKCLGIDGYFIKLFSVHINRYPLVLSHQVLEAVPSSWDPPALARFIEKFGTHILVGLSIGGKDLVLVKQDVSSSLEPSELKRHLDELGNQLFTGTCSFLPRSKDQKYKVPQAFDVFGPQIVAFSSSTSVCAKDGISVICAKRGGDTQVSDHSEWLHTVPKKPDAVDFSFIPITSLLKGLPGKGFLSHAINLYLRYKPPMSDLPYFLDYQAHKLWAPVHNDLPLCTATNRTTSSPSLSFNLIGPKLYVNTSKVTVGKRPITGMRLFLEGMKCNRLAIHVQHLLNTPIMLKDKIQDTPIWSEEISDDGFFEAINGKKFSHVCTAPVKYDPRWSSDKDVAFIVTGAQLHVKKHESRSVLHLRLLFSQVSNCVVVKSSWTQGSSGLSQRSGIFSLISTSISGKDEKKPVVVLDSSVFPTGPPVPVQTQKLLKFVDTSQLCKGPQDSPGHWLVTGARLVLDKGKICLWAKFSLLNIGS; encoded by the exons ATGGGCGAAGGCATAGCTGAGAGGGCGTTGAACAGTTTAGGAAAAGGCTTCGACTTGACCTCAGATTTCAGGCTGAAATTCTGCAAAGGCGATGAACGTTTGGTTCTTCTCAACGAAACAGAGAAACGAGAGCTCACGGTGCCGGGTTTCGGACCCATCAGGGATGTCTCCGGTGACATCAAATGCGACAAGGGCGATTGCACCCGCTACCAATCCGACATCCTCACCTTCAATCAA ATGTCAGAGCTCTTCAACCAGAAGAGTGCGATCCCTGGGAGAATCCCATCTGGGTACTTCAACACCGTGTTTGGGTTTGATGAAAGTTCGTGGGCAACTGATGCTGCTAACACCAAGTGTTTGGGTATTGATGGTTATTTTATCAAACTCTTCAGTGTTCATATTAATCGGTACCCACTTGTTCTGTCTCATCAAGTCCTTGAAGCTGTTCCTTCTTCCTGGGATCCCCCTGCACTTGCAag ATTCATTGAGAAGTTCGGGACACACATCCTTGTGGGGCTTAGCATTGGTGGCAAAGATTTAGTGTTGGTGAAGCAAGACGTGTCTTCCAGCTTGGAGCCATCAGAGCTGAAGAGGCACTTGGATGAGCTTGGAAATCAATTATTCACTGGGACATGCAGCTTCCTTCCAAGGTCTAAAGACCAAAAATACAAG GTCCCACAGGCTTTTGATGTCTTTGGTCCACAAATCGTTGCCTTCAGTAGCTCTACATCAGTTTGTGCAAAAGAT GGAATTAGTGTGATATGTGCAAAGAGGGGAGGGGACACCCAAGTGAGCGACCATAGTGAATGGCTTCACACAGTTCCAAAGAAACCAGATGCTGTTGATTTTAGCTTCATTCCCATCACTTCTCTTCTTAAAGGTCTTCCAGGCAAAGGCTTCCTATCCCATGCCATCAACCTCTACCTTCGAT ATAAGCCTCCCATGTCAGATTTACCCTACTTTCTTGACTATCAAGCACACAAGCTTTGGGCTCCTGTTCACAATGATCTTCCACTGTGTACAGCCACCAACAGAACCACCTCTTCACCTTCTCTCAGTTTCAACTTGATAGGTCCCAAGCTTTATGTAAACACTTCAAAG GTAACAGTTGGTAAAAGGCCAATCACAGGGATGCGCTTGTTTCTTGAGGGAATGAAATGCAACAG ATTAGCCATACACGTGCAACATCTATTGAACACTCCAATAATGCTTAAGGACAAAATACAGGACACCCCAATATGGTCAGAAGAAATCAGTGATGACGGTTTCTTTGAAGCAATcaatgggaagaaattttccCATGTATGTACAGCTCCAGTAAAGTATGATCCTAGATGGAGCTCTGATAAGGATGTGGCCTTTATAGTCACAGGTGCACAACTTCATGTGAAGAAACATGAATCAAGGAGTGTCCTTCATCTGAGGTTGTTGTTCTCTCAGGTGTCTAATTGCGTAGTTGTAAAATCAAGTTGGACACAGGGCTCCTCTGGGTTATCACAGAGGTCTGGCATTTTCTCATTAATAAGCACTTCAATTTCAGGTAAAGATGAGAAAAAACCAGTAGTGGTTTTGGACTCAAGTGTGTTTCCAACAGGACCCCCAGTGCCTGTGCAAACGCAAAAGCTGTTGAAATTTGTAGACACCTCACAATTGTGTAAAGGTCCACAAGATAGTCCTGGCCATTGGTTGGTCACAGGTGCAAGGTTGGTCTTGGACAAGGGTAAGATATGCTTATGGGCTAAGTTCTCTTTGTTGAATATTGGTTCATGA
- the LOC108320092 gene encoding MACPF domain-containing protein At1g14780 isoform X2 — MNVWFFSTKQRNESSRCRVSDPSGMSPVTSNATRAIAPATNPTSSPSIKCQSSSTRRVRSLGESHLGTSTPCLGLMKVRGQLMLLTPSVWVLMVILSNSSVFILIGTHLFCLIKSLKLFLLPGIPLHLQGEKLVRFIEKFGTHILVGLSIGGKDLVLVKQDVSSSLEPSELKRHLDELGNQLFTGTCSFLPRSKDQKYKVPQAFDVFGPQIVAFSSSTSVCAKDGISVICAKRGGDTQVSDHSEWLHTVPKKPDAVDFSFIPITSLLKGLPGKGFLSHAINLYLRYKPPMSDLPYFLDYQAHKLWAPVHNDLPLCTATNRTTSSPSLSFNLIGPKLYVNTSKVTVGKRPITGMRLFLEGMKCNRLAIHVQHLLNTPIMLKDKIQDTPIWSEEISDDGFFEAINGKKFSHVCTAPVKYDPRWSSDKDVAFIVTGAQLHVKKHESRSVLHLRLLFSQVSNCVVVKSSWTQGSSGLSQRSGIFSLISTSISGKDEKKPVVVLDSSVFPTGPPVPVQTQKLLKFVDTSQLCKGPQDSPGHWLVTGARLVLDKGKICLWAKFSLLNIGS, encoded by the exons ATGAACGTTTGGTTCTTCTCAACGAAACAGAGAAACGAGAGCTCACGGTGCCGGGTTTCGGACCCATCAGGGATGTCTCCGGTGACATCAAATGCGACAAGGGCGATTGCACCCGCTACCAATCCGACATCCTCACCTTCAATCAA ATGTCAGAGCTCTTCAACCAGAAGAGTGCGATCCCTGGGAGAATCCCATCTGGGTACTTCAACACCGTGTTTGGGTTTGATGAAAGTTCGTGGGCAACTGATGCTGCTAACACCAAGTGTTTGGGTATTGATGGTTATTTTATCAAACTCTTCAGTGTTCATATTAATCGGTACCCACTTGTTCTGTCTCATCAAGTCCTTGAAGCTGTTCCTTCTTCCTGGGATCCCCCTGCACTTGCAag GTGAAAAATTGGTCAGATTCATTGAGAAGTTCGGGACACACATCCTTGTGGGGCTTAGCATTGGTGGCAAAGATTTAGTGTTGGTGAAGCAAGACGTGTCTTCCAGCTTGGAGCCATCAGAGCTGAAGAGGCACTTGGATGAGCTTGGAAATCAATTATTCACTGGGACATGCAGCTTCCTTCCAAGGTCTAAAGACCAAAAATACAAG GTCCCACAGGCTTTTGATGTCTTTGGTCCACAAATCGTTGCCTTCAGTAGCTCTACATCAGTTTGTGCAAAAGAT GGAATTAGTGTGATATGTGCAAAGAGGGGAGGGGACACCCAAGTGAGCGACCATAGTGAATGGCTTCACACAGTTCCAAAGAAACCAGATGCTGTTGATTTTAGCTTCATTCCCATCACTTCTCTTCTTAAAGGTCTTCCAGGCAAAGGCTTCCTATCCCATGCCATCAACCTCTACCTTCGAT ATAAGCCTCCCATGTCAGATTTACCCTACTTTCTTGACTATCAAGCACACAAGCTTTGGGCTCCTGTTCACAATGATCTTCCACTGTGTACAGCCACCAACAGAACCACCTCTTCACCTTCTCTCAGTTTCAACTTGATAGGTCCCAAGCTTTATGTAAACACTTCAAAG GTAACAGTTGGTAAAAGGCCAATCACAGGGATGCGCTTGTTTCTTGAGGGAATGAAATGCAACAG ATTAGCCATACACGTGCAACATCTATTGAACACTCCAATAATGCTTAAGGACAAAATACAGGACACCCCAATATGGTCAGAAGAAATCAGTGATGACGGTTTCTTTGAAGCAATcaatgggaagaaattttccCATGTATGTACAGCTCCAGTAAAGTATGATCCTAGATGGAGCTCTGATAAGGATGTGGCCTTTATAGTCACAGGTGCACAACTTCATGTGAAGAAACATGAATCAAGGAGTGTCCTTCATCTGAGGTTGTTGTTCTCTCAGGTGTCTAATTGCGTAGTTGTAAAATCAAGTTGGACACAGGGCTCCTCTGGGTTATCACAGAGGTCTGGCATTTTCTCATTAATAAGCACTTCAATTTCAGGTAAAGATGAGAAAAAACCAGTAGTGGTTTTGGACTCAAGTGTGTTTCCAACAGGACCCCCAGTGCCTGTGCAAACGCAAAAGCTGTTGAAATTTGTAGACACCTCACAATTGTGTAAAGGTCCACAAGATAGTCCTGGCCATTGGTTGGTCACAGGTGCAAGGTTGGTCTTGGACAAGGGTAAGATATGCTTATGGGCTAAGTTCTCTTTGTTGAATATTGGTTCATGA
- the LOC108320092 gene encoding MACPF domain-containing protein At1g14780 isoform X3: MGEGIAERALNSLGKGFDLTSDFRLKFCKGDERLVLLNETEKRELTVPGFGPIRDVSGDIKCDKGDCTRYQSDILTFNQMSELFNQKSAIPGRIPSGYFNTVFGFDESSWATDAANTKCLGIDGYFIKLFSVHINRYPLVLSHQVLEAVPSSWDPPALARFIEKFGTHILVGLSIGGKDLVLVKQDVSSSLEPSELKRHLDELGNQLFTGTCSFLPRSKDQKYKVPQAFDVFGPQIVAFSSSTSVCAKDGISVICAKRGGDTQVSDHSEWLHTVPKKPDAVDFSFIPITSLLKGLPGKGFLSHAINLYLRYKPPMSDLPYFLDYQAHKLWAPVHNDLPLCTATNRTTSSPSLSFNLIGPKLYVNTSKVTVGKRPITGMRLFLEGMKCNRLAIHVQHLLNTPIMLKDKIQDTPIWSEEISDDGFFEAINGKKFSHVCTAPVKYDPRWSSDKDVAFIVTGAQLHVKKHESRSVLHLR; the protein is encoded by the exons ATGGGCGAAGGCATAGCTGAGAGGGCGTTGAACAGTTTAGGAAAAGGCTTCGACTTGACCTCAGATTTCAGGCTGAAATTCTGCAAAGGCGATGAACGTTTGGTTCTTCTCAACGAAACAGAGAAACGAGAGCTCACGGTGCCGGGTTTCGGACCCATCAGGGATGTCTCCGGTGACATCAAATGCGACAAGGGCGATTGCACCCGCTACCAATCCGACATCCTCACCTTCAATCAA ATGTCAGAGCTCTTCAACCAGAAGAGTGCGATCCCTGGGAGAATCCCATCTGGGTACTTCAACACCGTGTTTGGGTTTGATGAAAGTTCGTGGGCAACTGATGCTGCTAACACCAAGTGTTTGGGTATTGATGGTTATTTTATCAAACTCTTCAGTGTTCATATTAATCGGTACCCACTTGTTCTGTCTCATCAAGTCCTTGAAGCTGTTCCTTCTTCCTGGGATCCCCCTGCACTTGCAag ATTCATTGAGAAGTTCGGGACACACATCCTTGTGGGGCTTAGCATTGGTGGCAAAGATTTAGTGTTGGTGAAGCAAGACGTGTCTTCCAGCTTGGAGCCATCAGAGCTGAAGAGGCACTTGGATGAGCTTGGAAATCAATTATTCACTGGGACATGCAGCTTCCTTCCAAGGTCTAAAGACCAAAAATACAAG GTCCCACAGGCTTTTGATGTCTTTGGTCCACAAATCGTTGCCTTCAGTAGCTCTACATCAGTTTGTGCAAAAGAT GGAATTAGTGTGATATGTGCAAAGAGGGGAGGGGACACCCAAGTGAGCGACCATAGTGAATGGCTTCACACAGTTCCAAAGAAACCAGATGCTGTTGATTTTAGCTTCATTCCCATCACTTCTCTTCTTAAAGGTCTTCCAGGCAAAGGCTTCCTATCCCATGCCATCAACCTCTACCTTCGAT ATAAGCCTCCCATGTCAGATTTACCCTACTTTCTTGACTATCAAGCACACAAGCTTTGGGCTCCTGTTCACAATGATCTTCCACTGTGTACAGCCACCAACAGAACCACCTCTTCACCTTCTCTCAGTTTCAACTTGATAGGTCCCAAGCTTTATGTAAACACTTCAAAG GTAACAGTTGGTAAAAGGCCAATCACAGGGATGCGCTTGTTTCTTGAGGGAATGAAATGCAACAG ATTAGCCATACACGTGCAACATCTATTGAACACTCCAATAATGCTTAAGGACAAAATACAGGACACCCCAATATGGTCAGAAGAAATCAGTGATGACGGTTTCTTTGAAGCAATcaatgggaagaaattttccCATGTATGTACAGCTCCAGTAAAGTATGATCCTAGATGGAGCTCTGATAAGGATGTGGCCTTTATAGTCACAGGTGCACAACTTCATGTGAAGAAACATGAATCAAGGAGTGTCCTTCATCTGAG GTAA